Part of the Anopheles coluzzii chromosome 3, AcolN3, whole genome shotgun sequence genome is shown below.
TGGTCCATCATGAAGCTATTTTAAAGgaattgtttgcttcttttcaaATCAACCGCTGGAACTCAACACAAAACTGAATGCTTATTTAGTCGTGTCGGTACATTCATCCAAACAACGTCCCCTTGTTTTAGGTGAGTGAGTTACATTGCCATTTCAGAAGGAATTTCCATACCTTTTGGCATGGGAGCACCATTGGCCGGTGGAAAATTCCCAGGACGGATAAACCGTTTTGAATTCAACTTTAAATTACAAccatcactctctctctctctctctctctctctctctcgcataCACAATAACCGGTATGCTTATGCAAGAATTATGAGCCAATCCAGTAGTAAAGTCTACAACCAGCTATAACatcaaaatttataaaattatgtaaaatacGATCAACGTACCAACTGATATCTAAATGTGTTGTAAATTGTGCATTTTGCAACACCCAATATCATTTAAACACAGTTTAACGTTTATCAGAAATTACCACACCATAAACAGTTTGTCCCAGTAGCAAGGAAACCCATTGCTTCTTATCAACTACTCCGTTATCAATCCACAATACCCGGTGCACGGACCGGTCGACCTAGATTAGGCTACACAACTTCATAATACAAAACTCTACAAACGCAAAATGTATCATAAACGTACAAaaaggttttattttcactcctgttttctgcttcgttgtctttcccTCGATGGTTTGCTAAATTCTACAATTATAATTCTACATTTCCCGCTGGTTGAAACAAGGCTCCAAGCCAGAGGATTAACAAACAATTCAGAGGTAACGGAACCCTAACTTCCCACCCCCCTTTTTGCTTAGCAAGAAGGGTAAcgtgttcacacacacatagtgaGCGCATCAGAATGCTTTCATGGACGTATTACTTGCGATCGTATCCTCCCTTCGCGATGAGGATCACTAACCCCCTAACCCCCCGATTACAGCTCATCTCGGCTCTCTTCGCTTTCCTCGTACTCGTACTCCTCGTCGATCGGTTGCTCCTTGCAGTATTTGGCCACCTGCGAGCACAGCCGAATGTCCGTATCCTTCACCACCTCCTCCTGGAACATCCGGATAATGTCCTCGTCGTAGGTTTCCACAATCTCCAGGCACAGGTGCTTGAGCGTCTTGTTCAGGTCGCCCTCCTGCACAAAGTTCACGTTCGCCATGTCCGGGTTCATGCCGCCGTCggtcatcatcttcatcaccaCCGGCCGGCCGGTCTTCTTGTAGCGGGCCTTCGCGTAATCGTCCATCCGGTCGCACACCGTCTCCATCATCTCGGTCAGGTACATCTCCGACTTGGCGTACAggatctttttcttctttttcgatTCGCCCGTCGTGTCGAGCCGATAGTCGCCCACCTCGACCTTTTTGTTCGGGTCCACCTTCGACGCGGCCAGCTCCATCTCCGCCATCGACGCCTTGCAGACGAGACATTTCAGCTCCTTGCTTTCGATGGGCCGTGCAATGTCGCCCATCTGTCCATTGGTAAGGGCCGGTGCCAGCACAATCGTTAGCCCGAGGACGGCGATCAGATAACGGTACGGGACGATGAAAtgcatttttgcttttcttgcaCGACTGCACTACTGTACTGCACGGAACACAACCTGTGTGGCGTTTTTTGGGGTGGAAGGAACCACGTGTTGCTTTAACGAGGTACTGAAGACTTTTGTGAAAAGAATGGTTGAAAATTCCGTCCCGGGCGCAGGAATACTTCGAGATTTATATCAACCGGTTTGTGTTTCTTCCGCTATCGCGGACCACCGACATGAAAATAAACACGTTTCTCGTCTCTGATTGGTCGGTTGCGTTTGACAACCCCCATCGGCGCGAGAACATATGGTACACGGAATTGGGGGGATTTTGTTAGGGACATTTTTACATGATTGATGACAAACtttaaaaagtaataaaattacaaatatCTTCTAATGCTACTTATCTAATTGTTGAGTGCTGGTAGTAGTGTGCAAATGCCAATGTGGTaaataaagcataaaataaatatgtcaTCCATGCTACCGTTGGTGTAGCACATTTAGAAAGATTGGTCAAATCAAACCAGAAATTAGAACAATTCCGTTGAAGGCgttgaattaaattttatgtaaTCAACAAACAAATTCTAGGAATACCTCTCTAAAGATAAAGCTTTAGCTACAACGACAATCGAGCTACATCGTTTCAAATTTACATGAAATGCGGTTAGATTAGATTAGTAGATTCATTCATAAGATAGACTTTCATTGCTTATTTCCCCTAAATTAATATTGCTAAGATGCTGTGCCTTACtaacaatttaaataatacttaggCTATAAACATTTGCACTCTGATTCTTCATTTAAATAATCACCATTATCGATCTGTCTAACAATCAACGTAAAATATTAACCATAGAAAATACCATTCATCCAATGGCCTTTGCAGTAGAGATTCATTATCGACAGAATACAAATTAAACCTCAGTGTTCTCCTTTCCGGCTCTTCCGATGCACCGTTCTGTGGCGTTCCAGATGGTGCATATCGTGGAAGCGTTTCGAGCACACCTCACAGACAATAGTTCCTTCGTCGCGGTGCCGCTTTTCGTGCGCTTTCTTGTTGGAACTGTTGCTGAAGCGCATCTCAcagtactcgcaagcgtacgGTTTTTCACCGCAGTGCACTCGCCGGTGTTTGTTGAAGTTTCCTACATGATTGAACAGCTTCGAACATACTTCGCACTGGAATACCTTCTGGTCGTAATGTAGCTTCTGCACAGAAGAAAACTAATGTTAAACACACGCTAGGTAAGAGATGTACAGAAATGGGTGCAATACTTACCAAATGAGACAGTAGGTGCGGCTTATTGATGAACTGTTTATCACATTTATCACACTTGTACGGTTTTTCGCCCGTATGTTTCTGCAAGTGGTACGCGAGATTGTTGCTTTGGGCGAAAGATTTATCACAGAAGGTGCATTTGTACTTTTTGTCGGTGCTGTGAACTTTCATATGATCCGACATCGATTTTACCTGCTTGCCACAAACGGAGCATTCGGTTGGTTTTCTAAAACTTGACATGTTTTGCCAGTGCATTGCAGCGTTACGCTTCTGTCCCTGCTTTACTGCATTACCGCGGGCAGATGTACCATCATTGCACAGATCTTGCTTTTGCGAAACCAACCCGTTCACCTCGTCTTTTCCCTTATCTAATACATCATCATTACTACTACTCTGTTCTTTAAACGATGCATCTGCCAAAGGATCAACGGATACGCTGAACGCATCTTCGGGGAAACACTCACCCGGCACAGCAACATATTCCGTCAGGTAGGGCTTAAAAGATGCATCATAATCGTCGATCCGAGTACGGCAACATTCGCACACAGGCGTAATGATTCCTTTGCGTGGGTGGACGCGAATATTTGTACTTGCGTAGATTTTGTCCAGCATTGTGGTGTCCGTTTCCGGGCAAAGGATCGATCCCATCGCACCGATTCGTTCTTCACATATGATGCACGGCGCCTTCACGACTGTTTCCGGGGAGCTGGAAGTTAAGGGAAATCATATACCAACACGCGTTTCAAATCCAACGCAAGATCTCTTACCATGAATCAGTTAAAATGGACATTTTTTTAGCATTTAAACACTAAAATAAAGTAAGAAAATAAGCTAACCAACAAGAGAAGACTGCACtcgcttttgtttacatttcccGGAACGTCTTTGACATTTCAAACAACAACCGTGCGTTTTCGAGCAGCCGACACGCTGTCGAGCAGTTGACAAGCGCACCAAGCCGTGCAAATTGATGTGTCAGGCCGAAATTGTTCCTTGGGCCGCATTTGATCGAGCACCACCACGGCAAAACGGAAAGTCATTGTTGGACACTCTTTGTATGTAGGCAATTTTGGCTGAAATAGCGTTATTTAAACAAGTGAGCTCAGTCGAAGTGCTTCGAAAACATTCCCCCCCGGGAAACGTGTGCTCCGCAATCTGCATTAGTAGCCAATCCTATAGAACTACCGCCGCTTTTCCCCGAGAATAGAGATGGATCGTTTGCTGCGACTAGGAGGCGGCATGCCCGGAATGAGTCAAGCGCCACCCCCATCGGATGCACCGGTGGTGGACACAGCGGAACAAGTTTACATCtcctcgctcgctctcttGAAGATGCTGAAACACGGCCGTGCCGGAGTGCCGATGGAAGTGATGGGCCTGATGTTGGGTAGGTAGCGCGGCGCGTCCGCACAAGAGAGGAAAACAACCGGAGATGGATATGCTTACCCCGTTTCCTTGTTGCCATTCTTGTTAGGTGAATTCGTGGATGACTATACCGTGCAGGTGATTGACGTCTTTGCTATGCCACAAACGGGAACCGGCGTATCCGTCGAAGCGGTCGATCCCGTGTTTCAGGCGAAAATGTTGGACATGCTCAAGCAAACCGGTCGGCCGGAGATGGTGGTCGGATGGTACCACTCCCATCCGGGCTTTGGATGCTGGCTGTCGGGCGTAGATATTAACACGCAGCAATCGTTCGAGGCACTGTCGGAACGGGCGGTCGCCGTAGTAGTCGATCCGATCCAGTCGGTCAAGGGCAAGGTCGTGATCGATGCGTTCCGACTGATCAACCACAACACGCTGGTGCTGTGTCAGGAGCCGCGCCAGACGACGTCGAATCTGGGACATCTGCAGAAACCCTCGGTGCAGGCACTGATCCACGGGCTGAACCGTAACTACTACTCCATCAGTATCAACTACCGCAAGAATGAGCTGGAGCAGAAGATGCTGCTGAACTTGCACAAGAAATCGTGGATGGATGGACTCACGTTGGCGAACTATGAAGAGCACTGCAGTATCAATGAGAGCACCATCAGTGAGATGTTGGAGCTGGCGAAGAACTATAACAAGGTAAGTGTGAACAGCAATGCAGCAAAAAGACCTATTTAATCGCATCAACATTCCATTAATCGTTTGCTTCATCTCCcacgaacacacacaggcTTTGGAAGATGAGGAGAAAATGACGCCCGAGCAACTGGCCATCAAGAACGTTGGCAAGCAGGACCCCAAACGGCACCTGGAAGAGAAGGTCGACACACTCATGTCGAACAACATCGTTCAGTGTCTCGGCGCGATGCTGGATACGATCGTGTTTAAATAATCCTTGCAGGCAAACGGGAAGTTAGAGAAGCGCGCAGCACTGCTCCTTGTCGAACCGCTTCTCTCAATTCAAGCTTAAGTGAAGCATCCGGCGTGTGTTTACGGTTCGTGTCTCTTATTGTATGATGCGTTTTGcttctgttcttttttttgtgtgtaaggAGAAGAGGAAACCACCACtgacatacttgtgaaacgaaaaaaggaatgaaataCATTATTATTTCGGAAAAATATGTCCATATTTGATAGGTAGCCCCAGGACTAGCGTCTTGCTTATTGTTTAAGCATGATGACTGTTATTGTTATTAGATAAATCGGTTCGATGTTAGCCAAAAACAAGAGAAGCATACAAATACAACACGATTTCATCATAAGCCTGAACACGAAGAAAAAAGATTTTCCTCCCCGACGGGGAATCGAACCCCGGTCTCCCGCGTGACAGGCGGGGATACTGACCACTATACTATCGAGGACATGTTTGAAGAGGTGCTTACAGCCATTTATAAACACAGTCCGGTGACGTTTGATTAATCGCGTCTTATCTGATCCAACCAACAGCACCAACGAATTGATTACACatgataaaacatttaaaaataaaaataaatgaagtaTCTATTGAAATTTAGAAAACTCACCCTAAATTACGATTTTAATACGAATATTcctacaaaaacacaacaattgtTGAcgaatttaccaaaaaagcgATGGCAAAATACTCCAGCTACGCAGATGGCAACACGGCTGTCAAATATCGGTACAAAATGTCAACCTTTCCTGCGTGTGCGgctaaaattaaatttaacgaTATTCAATCGCGTCAACAAAGGGTAAACAATCAGTGTGCCGTCCCGGTGCGTGCGTAGTGATTGTAGTAGTCAGACCGTCAAACTACAGAGCCAAACTACATCCTTCCGGGTGCTTCCATCCATCCAGTTTTGCCCAACTTCCGCTCCACCAGCCATGGAACCGATGACGCTAGGTAGCCCAAGCGGCAGCTCACTTTCCGGTGCCGCCGGTGCCGGACCGGGCTATCTGCCCTCCTTCCTGATGGGCGATCCGCCTAGCACACCGCGCCCGAACACGCTATCACCCACCCGGGGTCGTTCCTCGTTGGTGTACTCGCACGGGCTGATGAGCTCACCGCCGGACGGGTTACGTTCGCCGAccttgcagcagcaacaccaccaccaccagcagcagcaacagcagcagcatctgctGGGccttcaccagcagcagcaccaacagcagctgTCCTCCTCGTTCATGCAGCCGCATACACCGCAAGGCCATCACGTTCCCCACTCACAGCGCTACCTCCAGAATCCGCAACCGGCGcaggcggcagcagcggcggctgcGAACCAGTTCCGCAATGAATCGTTCGATGCCAACTCCAGCATCACCGGGCCACCAACGCAAGGGCTGTTCGATTCGTGGCGCAAGGagaagcagctgctgcagacACCGATGCgcgctcagcagcagcaatccgGCCCGGGCAATAATCCGGCCGACCCAACGACGGCAACGATCGGACAAAGCGGTGCACCCTTCAACGAGTCGTACGCCCAGAACCAGAGCGGATTTAACCTGTCGCGCGTCATGTCTCCAATTCCGGTCGATTACAATCAGCGGAACGTGAGCATCACCACCTCACCGACCGGTGGGGCGGCGCCCTTTGgcggtcagcagcagcagcaaacgcagGTGCAGCAGGCCGCCAAATCCTCCAACTGGGTGACGGTGTTTGGCTTTCCGCAGAATGCGGCTTCGAAAATTCTGTCCCACTTCATCGGCATCGGCACGATCGTGGACAAGCAGCCGGCACCGCAGAACGGCAACTGGGTGCATTTGCGCTACAGCTCCCGGCTGGAGTGTGACCGGGCGCTCAACTACAACGGGCGCATCATCAGCGAGGGCCTGATGATCGGCGTCCAGTACTGCAACGATCCGGCCATCCTGGGGAAGGAGAACGAGGGCAACGAGTACAGCGATGCGCAGGGCGTTTCCTCGCCGGACAAGCCGCTGTGGCGGGTGCGCTCCCTGATGAACATGTCGTACTCGGCGATGCAGGACCCGCAGGCCGTCATTTCGGCACCGCCGGTACAGAAGCGTGCCAACGGGATCGTGAACAAGGCGATGGATCTATTTTTCGGGTGGTAaaacggagagggggggggggggtatcctgttttttttctttttgttttataaagtgGAAGTCATCATCCTTGTTTTTTGTGTAAGTTTCCTTGCCTGATCGAAgggatttaaaaacaaaatttgtacCGCACACACGGGGAAACAATAAGATGGAATGaaattaaactaaataaaattgtatttcg
Proteins encoded:
- the LOC120960226 gene encoding 26S proteasome non-ATPase regulatory subunit 14 — translated: MDRLLRLGGGMPGMSQAPPPSDAPVVDTAEQVYISSLALLKMLKHGRAGVPMEVMGLMLGEFVDDYTVQVIDVFAMPQTGTGVSVEAVDPVFQAKMLDMLKQTGRPEMVVGWYHSHPGFGCWLSGVDINTQQSFEALSERAVAVVVDPIQSVKGKVVIDAFRLINHNTLVLCQEPRQTTSNLGHLQKPSVQALIHGLNRNYYSISINYRKNELEQKMLLNLHKKSWMDGLTLANYEEHCSINESTISEMLELAKNYNKALEDEEKMTPEQLAIKNVGKQDPKRHLEEKVDTLMSNNIVQCLGAMLDTIVFK
- the LOC120960169 gene encoding zinc finger protein 271-like; the protein is MSILTDSCSPETVVKAPCIICEERIGAMGSILCPETDTTMLDKIYASTNIRVHPRKGIITPVCECCRTRIDDYDASFKPYLTEYVAVPGECFPEDAFSVSVDPLADASFKEQSSSNDDVLDKGKDEVNGLVSQKQDLCNDGTSARGNAVKQGQKRNAAMHWQNMSSFRKPTECSVCGKQVKSMSDHMKVHSTDKKYKCTFCDKSFAQSNNLAYHLQKHTGEKPYKCDKCDKQFINKPHLLSHLKLHYDQKVFQCEVCSKLFNHVGNFNKHRRVHCGEKPYACEYCEMRFSNSSNKKAHEKRHRDEGTIVCEVCSKRFHDMHHLERHRTVHRKSRKGEH
- the LOC120960227 gene encoding protein seele; translated protein: MHFIVPYRYLIAVLGLTIVLAPALTNGQMGDIARPIESKELKCLVCKASMAEMELAASKVDPNKKVEVGDYRLDTTGESKKKKKILYAKSEMYLTEMMETVCDRMDDYAKARYKKTGRPVVMKMMTDGGMNPDMANVNFVQEGDLNKTLKHLCLEIVETYDEDIIRMFQEEVVKDTDIRLCSQVAKYCKEQPIDEEYEYEESEESRDEL
- the LOC120956011 gene encoding nucleoporin Nup35 is translated as MEPMTLGSPSGSSLSGAAGAGPGYLPSFLMGDPPSTPRPNTLSPTRGRSSLVYSHGLMSSPPDGLRSPTLQQQHHHHQQQQQQQHLLGLHQQQHQQQLSSSFMQPHTPQGHHVPHSQRYLQNPQPAQAAAAAAANQFRNESFDANSSITGPPTQGLFDSWRKEKQLLQTPMRAQQQQSGPGNNPADPTTATIGQSGAPFNESYAQNQSGFNLSRVMSPIPVDYNQRNVSITTSPTGGAAPFGGQQQQQTQVQQAAKSSNWVTVFGFPQNAASKILSHFIGIGTIVDKQPAPQNGNWVHLRYSSRLECDRALNYNGRIISEGLMIGVQYCNDPAILGKENEGNEYSDAQGVSSPDKPLWRVRSLMNMSYSAMQDPQAVISAPPVQKRANGIVNKAMDLFFGW